A single region of the Triticum dicoccoides isolate Atlit2015 ecotype Zavitan chromosome 2B, WEW_v2.0, whole genome shotgun sequence genome encodes:
- the LOC119366311 gene encoding uncharacterized protein LOC119366311, which yields MSWLSHRAKTSLPASFTLGRCHRLSAQLQDRDTPPCDDSSSTRRPPTPVTLFLLQHSIAGDLFLGIWKRKTMKRGGYLSICLVFWLYFIASFIVFCTGLVV from the exons ATGAGCTGGTTGAGCCACCGCGCGAAGACATCACTTCCCGCTTCGTTCACGCTTGGCCGCTGCCACCGGCTCTCTGCTCAG CTGCAAGACAGAGACACGCCACCATGCGATGATTCTTCTTCCACTCGCAGGCCCCCCACTCCAGTAACTCTTTTTCTGCTCCAGCATAGCATAGCTG GTGATTTGTTTCTTGGAATTtggaagaggaagacgatgaagcGTGGTGGTTATCtatcaatatgccttgtgttctggtTGTACTTCATAGCTAGTTTCATTGTATTTTGTACTGGTCTGGTTGTATGA